The Pedobacter frigiditerrae genomic sequence AGCAGACCCATAATATGCAGTTTCTCTAAGCGCAATATATTTTTTCTTTTTAGCATTGGTTGCTTTTAATTCTTCAAAAAATGGCTTGCCAGAATAATAGATGATGTGTGTTCGATTATTATATTCAAAATAATCTAGCATATATTTAATTCGATAACCAAGCGCTTTGTTTTCTACAATTAAAAACTCATCAGTTTTAACTGTTAAAGTACTTGTGGTAATGTCATAGTTTACCCTTAATACCTGCGGATTTATTATTTTACAGAGTTTAGCATTTGGGGTTTTCCCAATAAAATATTCCTTAAACTGATTAATATATTTTTGCCTGTTTGGGTCTACTCTAATGACAACTTCCTTTAAGGTTACTGTATTATCTTTAAGCGTAAAATTTACATCTACAGATTTATCTGAAATGATAATATTCTTTGAAAATGGTAAGTAACCAATCATCTGTACCAAAATATCGTAACTGCCAGGTTTTAAATTAGGCAGTCTAAATTTTCCATCAGCATCTGTGGCAGTGGCAATTTTGTATCCACTAATGTAAACTCCAGCACCAGGTAATGGACCAACGTTATCTTTAACAATACCAGTTATGGAATAAGTTTGAGCATTAGCTTCAGCACCAAAAATGCATAGGAAACAAAAAATCAAGAGCGCTCTAAACATGGCTGCTAATGTAGTAAATAGCTAATCTATTATTTAAATAAAGCGCAAGAATTTAACTTTTTTAACATTTGTTATTCCTTGGTGCTTATTATATAATCCATCGGAACAATATCTGCCATTTTTTCATAAGCCCAGTAACCTTTATATATAAGGCTTCTGGTTTCTAAAACACCACCATTGGCATAAAATCTAACTGGCGGCTCCAGCAAATTAACAACAGAGATTTGATAATTATTTAATTCTGGTGGCCTAGCTTGCTTAAGTGAAGAAAAATTGAAAGAGGGAATTTCTTTTTCATTTTTATAAATTACATAAAGCCCATCCTTATAATTCATCATTTTTAAGTCGCTGTTAAAGGTTTTTACCAGTGTATCTATATCAACAGCTTTTCTATTTAATGCACTTAAGGTTTTAGGCTGGCTTCTTTGTTTAAGCCAATAGGATAATGAATCGGTGCCATTGAAGGTAATTAAATTTATTGCACCAGCTTGTCCAGATGTAAGTCTTTTAATATTGGCATTAATTACACTATCGGGTTTTCGGCTAGTATTAGGAATGTCTGCTATTTTATTAATTTCAAAACCTTCGGCCTGTAGTGTATTGTTATAAAGAGATTTAAAAAAATGTTGGATTGAACCGCTATAGGCTATGGCTCTTTTCTTCAACCAATTTTTTTGTTTTGATTTACTTCCCTTTAAATCTTCAAAAGAAGGCAAGCCTGCAAAATAAACAATTTTAGATTTATAGTTATACTCAAAATCTTGTAGCAAATACTTAATCTTATATCCAAGTGCTTTGTTCTCTATCACTAAAAAATCATTTGCTTTTACGGTGAGTAATCCAGCTGTTTTATCATCATCAAATGTCAATACATCGGTATTTAAAATGGTACATTCTGCCGAATTAGGTGTTTTGCCAATAAAAAAATCTTTAAATAACGCGATATAATAAGGTCTGTTGGGATCTGGTTTAATGATTACCTCTTTTAACATGGTTGTATTTTCTTGCAAAACAATAGCCACATTCTCTGATTTATTTGAAATGAGGATGTTTTTAGTATAAGGTAAAAATCCTATCATTTGTACAAGTATGTCATAATTGCCAGGGGCAAGTTTACCAAGTGTAAACTTACCTTCATTATCAGTTACAGTAGCAATTTTATAACCACTCAAATAAACTGCTGCACCTGGAAGTGCTCCAATTTTATCTTTAACAGTTCCGGTAATCGAGAAACTTTGAGTAAATGCAGATGAGCAATAACAAAAAAATAAAATGAACAAGAGTGAAAATCCTTTAGCCATTCGGTAAATTTAACTAAATAATTAGGTGTTTAAAATAAAATTGAAAGCAATACCATTTTAAGGGTAGACAAGAAATTAATTTTTTTGCGTATGTTTATATACCTATTTATCTGTACTTTATGAAAGACACGCTCACTTGCATCATTGTTGATGACGACGATTTGGATAGGATGGCTGTTGAAGCTGAACTATCTTCCTTTACAAAAATGAAAATTTTAGGGAGTTATCATAATCCAATTGAAGCCTTAAGTATCATCAATTCTCATCAACCAGATGTTTTATTTTTAGATATTGATATGCCAGAAATCAATGGCATCGACTTTGTAAAATCTATTTGTAGTTTAGAAACAATAAATGTCTTTATCACCTCGCACCCAGAGTTTGCCTTACAAGGATTTCAATTAAAAGTATTTGATTTTATTTTAAAACCATTAGAAACAGAAAGGTTTGAAAGCTGCATAAAAAGAATTTACGATTTTGTTAAGCTTAAAGGCAAAGCCGAAGCTTATGATGTTCTTTTTGAAAATGAAAAAATCATTTTTAAAGAAGGACATCACGTGGTTAATTTAAATGCCAATGAAGTAATTTATTTAGAGGCTTATGGCGATTATACAAAAATTGTTACCGAAAAGAAAGCTCATCTTACATTGGCTACACTTTCAAGTTTCTTAGAATCATTACCTGCCGGAAAATTTATGCGCATTCATAGAAGTTATGTTGTGGCAATTAATAAAGTGCAAAGTTTAGGTAATAAATGTATCTATATAAATGATAATATTATTCCCGTTGGAAAAACATACTTTAAGGAAACTAAGAAAATTTTTAATTGATTATAAACACCATATAAATTAAAGATAATACACTTGCTTATTAACCTCTACTAATGAAGCTCTACCTAAGAAATTTATTTTGGTTAAGTATTTTTATCCTAGGATTCTGTTTTAATGGTTATGCGCAATTGCAAAGACCAGATCTTAGAAAGGTTAAGGATTATAAAGCAAAGGTGGAAACTTGGAAGAAGTATTGTCAAGATCTACTTAATGCAGCCTATGCGGGTAATCAAAATGCAAACCTTTTAATGTTTGTTAATGCAAGTAAGGAAGGATTGAAGCTTTGCAAAAAAGACGATTTAAAAAACATTGCGCAATTTGAATATTATGTTGG encodes the following:
- a CDS encoding carboxypeptidase-like regulatory domain-containing protein yields the protein MAKGFSLLFILFFCYCSSAFTQSFSITGTVKDKIGALPGAAVYLSGYKIATVTDNEGKFTLGKLAPGNYDILVQMIGFLPYTKNILISNKSENVAIVLQENTTMLKEVIIKPDPNRPYYIALFKDFFIGKTPNSAECTILNTDVLTFDDDKTAGLLTVKANDFLVIENKALGYKIKYLLQDFEYNYKSKIVYFAGLPSFEDLKGSKSKQKNWLKKRAIAYSGSIQHFFKSLYNNTLQAEGFEINKIADIPNTSRKPDSVINANIKRLTSGQAGAINLITFNGTDSLSYWLKQRSQPKTLSALNRKAVDIDTLVKTFNSDLKMMNYKDGLYVIYKNEKEIPSFNFSSLKQARPPELNNYQISVVNLLEPPVRFYANGGVLETRSLIYKGYWAYEKMADIVPMDYIISTKE
- a CDS encoding LytTR family DNA-binding domain-containing protein; this translates as MKDTLTCIIVDDDDLDRMAVEAELSSFTKMKILGSYHNPIEALSIINSHQPDVLFLDIDMPEINGIDFVKSICSLETINVFITSHPEFALQGFQLKVFDFILKPLETERFESCIKRIYDFVKLKGKAEAYDVLFENEKIIFKEGHHVVNLNANEVIYLEAYGDYTKIVTEKKAHLTLATLSSFLESLPAGKFMRIHRSYVVAINKVQSLGNKCIYINDNIIPVGKTYFKETKKIFN
- a CDS encoding carboxypeptidase-like regulatory domain-containing protein, which produces MFRALLIFCFLCIFGAEANAQTYSITGIVKDNVGPLPGAGVYISGYKIATATDADGKFRLPNLKPGSYDILVQMIGYLPFSKNIIISDKSVDVNFTLKDNTVTLKEVVIRVDPNRQKYINQFKEYFIGKTPNAKLCKIINPQVLRVNYDITTSTLTVKTDEFLIVENKALGYRIKYMLDYFEYNNRTHIIYYSGKPFFEELKATNAKKKKYIALRETAYYGSAQHFLKSLFKGKSKEEGFVINKIIQIPNPNRAPDSIINKNLLTLKNPPGKSGIKKNAGKIDTSLMAYWITQQNLPKTIDKFNNAEINPDTLVNFYNKDLRYLNYTNALCVSYTKERESTEYSNSGFWVFRPLYIPDYQLSVVKLTNGPVRFYENGGVLDGRSLLYEGYWAYEKVADMVPMDYVPVTKK